From the genome of Pseudomonas sp. AB6, one region includes:
- a CDS encoding ABC transporter substrate-binding protein — MNSISRLAAVISLASLFPLSVQAADSKGTVEVVHWWTSGGEKAAVDVLKAQVEKDGFTWKDGAVAGGGGSTAMTVLKSRAVAGNPPGVAQIKGPDIQEWASTGLLDTDVLKNVSKEEKWDSLLDKKVSDTVKYKGDYVAVPVNIHRVNWLWINPEVFKKAGIAKAPTTLEEFYAAGDKLKAAGFIALAHGGQPWQDSTVFEDVVLSVMGADGFKKAFVDLDGKTLTGPGMVKSFTELKKIATYMDANRAGRDWNLAAADVINGKAGMQMMGDWAKSEWTAAHKVAGKDYECVPFPGTEHAFTYNIDSLAVFKQKDAGTTAAQQDLAKVALGENFQKVFSINKGSIPVRLDMLKDMNKYGFDSCAQTAAKDFLADAKTGGLQPSMAHNMATTLAVQGAIFDVVTNYINDPAADPAKAATQLASAIKSAK; from the coding sequence ATGAATTCAATTTCCCGCCTCGCCGCCGTCATTTCTCTCGCCTCGTTGTTCCCTCTGAGCGTTCAAGCTGCTGACTCCAAAGGTACTGTGGAAGTAGTGCATTGGTGGACATCCGGCGGAGAAAAAGCTGCGGTCGATGTACTGAAAGCTCAAGTTGAAAAAGACGGGTTCACTTGGAAAGACGGCGCTGTAGCCGGCGGCGGCGGTTCTACCGCGATGACCGTGCTCAAAAGTCGCGCGGTTGCCGGTAATCCTCCGGGCGTTGCTCAGATTAAAGGTCCGGATATTCAGGAGTGGGCCTCTACTGGTCTACTCGATACCGACGTGCTGAAAAATGTCTCCAAAGAAGAGAAGTGGGACAGCCTACTAGACAAAAAAGTGTCCGACACGGTGAAGTACAAAGGTGACTACGTTGCTGTTCCGGTGAACATCCACCGTGTGAATTGGCTGTGGATCAACCCTGAAGTCTTCAAGAAAGCCGGTATCGCCAAGGCCCCCACCACCCTCGAAGAATTCTACGCAGCCGGCGACAAACTCAAGGCTGCCGGTTTCATTGCCCTGGCCCACGGTGGTCAACCGTGGCAGGACAGCACCGTCTTCGAAGACGTAGTGCTATCGGTTATGGGCGCTGATGGTTTCAAGAAAGCGTTTGTAGATCTTGATGGAAAAACCCTCACTGGTCCGGGAATGGTGAAGTCATTCACCGAGTTGAAGAAAATCGCTACTTACATGGACGCTAACCGAGCGGGTCGTGATTGGAACCTCGCTGCTGCCGACGTGATTAATGGCAAGGCCGGTATGCAGATGATGGGCGATTGGGCCAAAAGTGAATGGACTGCGGCGCATAAGGTAGCGGGCAAGGATTACGAGTGCGTTCCGTTCCCTGGCACCGAACATGCCTTCACCTACAACATCGACTCCCTGGCCGTGTTTAAGCAAAAGGATGCGGGTACAACGGCTGCTCAACAAGACTTGGCCAAAGTCGCGTTGGGTGAGAACTTTCAGAAAGTCTTCAGTATCAACAAAGGCTCGATTCCGGTTCGTCTCGACATGCTGAAGGACATGAACAAGTACGGCTTCGACTCCTGTGCCCAGACGGCAGCCAAGGACTTCCTGGCTGACGCTAAAACCGGCGGCCTGCAGCCGAGCATGGCACACAACATGGCAACGACGCTGGCTGTGCAAGGTGCGATTTTCGATGTGGTCACTAACTACATCAACGATCCAGCCGCTGATCCTGCGAAGGCAGCGACGCAGTTGGCATCGGCAATTAAATCAGCCAAGTGA
- a CDS encoding sugar ABC transporter permease — protein sequence MSSVAVISKASPLDVLQRWLPKLVLAPSMFVVLVGFYGYILWTFVLSFTTSTFLPSYSWAGLAQYARLFDNDRWWVASKNLAVFGSMFIAISLVVGVVLAVFLDQRIRREGFIRTIYLYPMALSMIVTGTAWKWLLNPGMGLDKMLRDWGWEGFRLDWLVDPNRVVYCLVIAAVWQASGFIMAMFLAGLRGVDQSIIRAAQIDGASLPHIYLKVVLPSLRPVFFSAVMILAHIAIKSFDLVAAMTAGGPGYSSDLPAMFMYSFTFSRGQMGMGSASAMLMLGAILAIVVPYLYSELRAKRDE from the coding sequence ATGAGCTCTGTCGCTGTTATCAGCAAAGCCTCGCCGCTCGACGTGCTTCAACGCTGGTTACCAAAGTTGGTGCTGGCGCCGAGCATGTTCGTCGTATTGGTCGGCTTTTACGGTTATATCCTGTGGACGTTTGTGTTGTCGTTCACCACCTCTACTTTTCTACCGTCTTATAGCTGGGCGGGATTGGCTCAGTATGCTCGCTTGTTCGATAACGATCGCTGGTGGGTTGCAAGCAAAAACCTGGCTGTCTTTGGCAGCATGTTCATCGCCATCAGCCTAGTGGTTGGCGTGGTGTTGGCGGTATTCCTCGATCAGCGCATTCGCCGTGAAGGGTTTATTCGCACTATTTATCTGTACCCGATGGCGCTCTCGATGATCGTCACCGGTACCGCTTGGAAGTGGCTGCTTAATCCCGGCATGGGCCTGGACAAGATGCTGCGCGACTGGGGATGGGAAGGCTTTCGTCTGGACTGGCTGGTGGACCCGAATCGCGTGGTCTACTGCTTGGTCATTGCAGCAGTTTGGCAGGCATCGGGCTTTATCATGGCTATGTTTCTTGCCGGTCTGCGTGGTGTTGATCAATCAATTATTCGTGCTGCGCAGATTGATGGCGCCAGCTTGCCTCACATCTATCTCAAGGTCGTTCTTCCTAGTCTACGGCCGGTGTTCTTCAGCGCTGTGATGATCCTGGCGCACATTGCCATCAAGAGTTTTGACCTAGTAGCAGCGATGACTGCTGGCGGCCCGGGTTACTCATCGGACTTGCCTGCCATGTTTATGTATTCGTTCACCTTCAGTCGCGGCCAGATGGGCATGGGCTCTGCCAGTGCGATGCTGATGCTCGGGGCGATTCTTGCCATCGTCGTGCCTTATCTGTATTCCGAATTGAGGGCCAAGCGCGATGAGTAG